The proteins below come from a single Cannabis sativa cultivar Pink pepper isolate KNU-18-1 chromosome 3, ASM2916894v1, whole genome shotgun sequence genomic window:
- the LOC115711617 gene encoding uncharacterized protein LOC115711617 translates to MAAARTLISLLVILLGFSHLLCSNAIPLTRNERLMMQNGVQAQLPTATNNLAKAENIVWEADETIIPERMDVELHDYPGSGANNRHTPKPQGKCAEC, encoded by the exons ATGGCTGCAGCAAGAACTCTCATTTCTCTACTTGTTATTCTTCTTGGTTTTTCTCACCTGTTATGCTCTAATGCTATCCCACTTACAA GGAATGAAAGATTGATGATGCAAAATGGAGTTCAAGCTCAACTTCCTACAGCAACAAATAATCTG GCAAAAGCTGAGAATATTGTTTGGGAGGCTGATGAAACTATTATTCCAGAAAGAATGGATGTGGAGCTTCATGACTATCCTGGTTCTGGTGCCAATAATCGCCACACTCCAAAGCCCCAAGGGAAATGTGCTGAGTGTTAG